In Leptospira venezuelensis, the DNA window AAAATCATTCGTACCAGTATTCGTATGATGGTTCTGGAAATATCATCTCTCGAAATGGAGAAAATTTTCGTTACGATCCTTTCCAAAAATTGAAAGAGATCCAAACGGAAGACCAGGATAGTATCCGATTCGATTATGATTTCTCGGGGACCAGGATACGAAAGCTAAAAGTTAGTGATTCCAGTAAGACAATCAGTTTGGGCGGATTGTATGAGGTTGCAATCTCTCCGGGAAAATCTCCCCAACATACTTTATACTTCCGAGGGAATTCGGGAGATCTGGTGGCGCAATGGACCAGAACAGATGCGGTTCTTGTAAGTTACCAAGCTGATACTATTATCTCCGGACTATCGGGAATCGAGACTGCTTGGAAAACATTGGCCTGGGCTGCAAAAGATAATTCAATTCGAGGGATTAAATATCTATTCTTAGTTCCAGGAACTAATTTAGGATTTTTGTATATAACGATTATTTTAGGTTTAGGATTTGGACTTCTTTCCATAAGAGAAGGAGTTTGGAGATCTTTATTAAAATTTACTTCTCCAATCTTGATCGTTTCTTTTTCCAATTGCTCTGTTTTGATGCCAGGTGGTAATGGAAATCCCCCTTGGCTAATTCCCCCTCAATTCGATTCCAATACTCCGAATGTAAATACACCATATGAACCCGGAGGGCCTGGATCTGGAGCGGGACTTCCGGTTGGCGGTTTCTTATTTCTTCATCCGGATCATTTAGGTTCTATCACAATGGCCACAGATGGAAATGGAAACCGGATCGCTGGTGGTGACCAAGGAGGAGCTTCACATATTTCTTATAAACCTTATGGAGAAATCCAACGAAATGATTCCTCTGGGCCTGATGTATTTCGTTATAAATATAACGGACAAGAAGAAGATAAGGAAACTGGTCTTTATTATTTCAAAGCAAGGTATTACGATCCCGTCCTAGGAAGGTTTTTACAAGCCGACTCTGTTATGGACACAACAAGGCCAATGGGAATGGATCTGTATATGTATACTGAAGGAAACCCGGTTAGATACACTGATCCAAGCGGTAATAGCATCTTAAGTAGTTTCTTGGAAAGAAATGGACTTGGGTTTTTGAATTTTAATCTTTCTTTAAGCACCTTCTTTAGAAATGCATTCTATGTAAGTTCTCAGCGCTGGAGTGACGCAGGCGCAGGTATCGCTATGGCGTTAAATCCAGTAGGGATAGTGGGGACTGCTTTAGGAGCTGGTGCAGCTGCATCTATGGCGGCAACCACTGCCGTCGCCACTGGGCTTGGGCTTGCACTCGGGGTGGGGATGGGAGCAAGTGCAGCAGCCACGATACTCGCAATGAATTTAGCGGGATCAATGGGAGTTGGATTAAGTGCCTCCTCATTGGGATCAATTTCCGCAGCTACGGTGGCGGGAGTCTCGTTCGGAGTGGCAGCCTTAGCTGGCGCAGCTGCGCTTACATTAGGATTTACTGTCGCGACTATTGCAGCGGCTACAGGGATTGCTACTTCTTTTCTTGCGCTTGCTTTGGCTACATCCGCAGCAGGAGCAGCAGTGCTTGTCCCTATCGGAGCATTGGCTGTTGCATCTATTTTAGCAATTTCAGCTCTTGCCATTGCAGTTGGAACTGCATTATTCGTGATCGCGATGATCCCAATTACCGCCTTGTTCGCTCTTGGAGTTGGAATGGGGATTGTAGGAGCTACATTATCTCCTTTTACTTTTCAAGCGTATGTAGCAGGCGGATATTCTAAATCAAGTTTCAATAATATACATTGGGATGAAAAGAATGCCAGGATCGCTGCTTGTTATTCTGTTGCAGGGCAGATGTTGGCTGTTGCTGGGTTTTATGGATATCTGGGTTATAACGCAGTTGTAGCAGACGCCGCAATTATTAAAGATATCGTTAAATATGGCGGTTATGCACTAACTGGAAAAAGTATTTTAGAGCAAGATTGGCAATCGGTAGGCATTGATCTTTTAAGTTATGGAATTAAACTCATCTGGGATAAAGATATTCCACTCGGTTTGATTGTGAAAGCCGGCAATGCTACTCACCAGACTTGCGGGGGAACTTTATAAGAATGAAAGTTCTTCCACTGTTTTTTATCTTACTATTTAGCTTTTTTCGTTGTGTGTCTTTAGCCGGATTGGGTGGTTATGATCGAGGCTGGACTCCTAAAGAGTTTCATCAGAATTATCTAAAATTCGAGATCAAAAATTATAAAGATAGAAAAAATTATGAGCCGCATAGGACTTTCTATAAGATAAATCAATATTATTTTGTTCTAAAATGGTTGGATCCAGATGTCCATTTTCCTTATACGAAAAATGATAGAATCCCTCGATCAATTAATCCGCCGGAAGATTATTATATAAACAAAAAAGATCTTCTTAATCGAAACAGAATTAGGCAAATAATGGAAGGTGATAGACGAGATTATTTCGCTTATGACTGCGAGTATTGGATGCCTCTTCTACCGGGAAAAAACGAATACGATTTTTACATAATTGATGAAAACGAAGGTAGAAGGGATGGGGCTTGGCCTGAATTTGATCTTCCGGAAGGACATTCCGTTAGAATGAAGGTCACTCCTGCTATGAGGACGAAAGGATCCGACCCATTAAATCGAATTTCAGGTTGGTATTCCACAGATCCTGAACTTACTAGACAAGGATTCATTATTGAATTCACGATAGAAAAGAATCGTCCTGGTGAACAAGAGCCCGTTTGCGATCTAGGGGTTGGGCCCTGATCATATAAAGAATTAATTTTAAATTATTAAAAAATAGGTAAATGAAAACAATGAAACGAATCTATATCACAATGTTGATCATATTTTCTATAACGAATTGTATCGCAATAGATACATTAGGCTTAACCGATACTTACAAGGGTGATGTTGCAAAAGATAAACTACTCGCTGCTGCAAAAATCGGGGACTATCTAACTGCAAGTGCTTACTTTAAGGACCAAGGTTATACAGGATCCCAATTGAGCTCCTATGTACTTGCACAAGTTATATTGGCTTCTTTTATAGATGAAACGGTTTTTAATATAGATGAATCAAAATATTATAAAAAGAAAGATGTGGATGATTGTGCTCAAGTAATCCAATTCTTAGGAGTTATAGTAGATTATGATTCATTTACAACATTTATGACCAATCGCACTTGTAGATTAAGTCCGAATGATATGTTCCTGGATAGAAATATTGGCAAGAGCTCGAATAGCGGAAAATAAAATAAATATTTTTTAATTCGATTTTCTCCTGGTTATCCGCTGTCTGTTTCGGGAAAGATTTTCGATATATCTAACATGAAAAATCGAATACTCTTACTTTTATTCCTAAGTTTTTGTGTCGTACATTTTTCCTGTGTTACAGAGAGTCCCGATGGATGGAGACCCAAAGAATTTCATCAGAATTATTTAAAATTTGAAGTGAAAAACTATAAAAATCGAAAGGCTTATGAACCGGATTGGGTCTTC includes these proteins:
- a CDS encoding TIGR04452 family lipoprotein, giving the protein MKRIYITMLIIFSITNCIAIDTLGLTDTYKGDVAKDKLLAAAKIGDYLTASAYFKDQGYTGSQLSSYVLAQVILASFIDETVFNIDESKYYKKKDVDDCAQVIQFLGVIVDYDSFTTFMTNRTCRLSPNDMFLDRNIGKSSNSGK